One Jeotgalibaca porci genomic region harbors:
- a CDS encoding nuclease-related domain-containing protein, with protein sequence MLLKSREKSFELVQFEALRGRIVFSEEQERLYKYVTAGFMGECLCDEMAESMAERVIQLRDLLLASGGRTCQVDSLLVVAGKVYLLEIKNWEGSFEIVDGRFVGLSACPLAQLQRSKTILEHLLRRYGFHVEVEAQLLFINPKISLYGLTRQEPALLHHQIEPYFRSVGEGSFWDQWDRKIGEFLLQQHVPENRFANPVVYDPGTVQCGVMCAGCRVRMRPYDLLRLECPTCGTKELKRDCLGRTKAEFEALFANKPCSRHALHIWCDGLISRRMIYSQKVQESRF encoded by the coding sequence ATGTTATTAAAAAGTCGCGAAAAATCATTTGAGTTGGTGCAATTCGAAGCCTTGCGTGGCCGGATTGTATTTTCAGAGGAACAAGAACGCCTGTATAAGTATGTGACGGCTGGTTTTATGGGGGAATGTTTGTGTGATGAGATGGCTGAAAGTATGGCTGAGCGGGTGATTCAGCTTCGGGATTTGTTGTTGGCGAGTGGCGGTCGGACGTGTCAGGTTGATTCGCTGTTGGTTGTGGCTGGGAAAGTTTATTTGTTGGAGATAAAGAATTGGGAAGGTTCATTTGAGATTGTGGATGGTCGTTTTGTTGGTTTGTCGGCTTGTCCGTTGGCGCAGTTGCAACGTTCGAAAACGATTCTTGAGCATTTGTTGCGGCGCTATGGGTTTCACGTTGAGGTCGAGGCTCAGTTATTGTTTATAAATCCCAAGATAAGTTTGTACGGTTTAACGCGGCAAGAGCCCGCGCTTCTGCATCATCAGATTGAGCCTTACTTCCGGAGTGTTGGCGAGGGGAGTTTTTGGGACCAGTGGGATCGAAAGATTGGGGAATTCTTACTGCAGCAACATGTTCCCGAGAACCGTTTTGCTAATCCCGTCGTTTACGATCCTGGAACGGTTCAGTGCGGTGTAATGTGCGCAGGGTGTCGGGTGCGGATGCGCCCGTATGATTTATTGCGGTTGGAGTGCCCGACATGTGGGACGAAGGAGTTGAAGCGTGATTGTTTGGGGCGAACGAAAGCCGAATTTGAAGCATTATTCGCTAATAAACCCTGTTCGCGACATGCCTTGCATATTTGGTGTGATGGTTTGATTTCAAGACGGATGATTTACAGTCAAAAGGTGCAAGAGTCGAGGTTTTAG
- a CDS encoding IS3 family transposase: MARNGERCVKKAPKNRWESQITGVRQEVEYLTIEELKHKYPVIHLCDILGIAKSSYYKWLKREPSETELKRLKLMWAIKGIHEAFGGIYGYRRMTIFLNFFRRAKVNHKCVHRLMRIMGITAVIRRKRRNYVPHKAAHVAENILNRDFHAERPMEKLLTDVTEFRLTNGTKRYLSAIYDLGSKKIVAYKTSHRNDNPLVLDTLKQILGDVKPETTLIHSDRGSQYTSHAFNKMIKDHQIIHSMSRVSKCIDNGPMEGFWGTLKVEMFNLDTFDRPAYLDRKIKAYIAFFNNERVTLDMGLAIPTEEKILQMIA, encoded by the coding sequence ATGGCTAGAAATGGAGAACGATGCGTTAAAAAAGCGCCGAAAAATCGCTGGGAATCACAAATCACAGGGGTTAGACAAGAAGTGGAATATTTAACTATTGAAGAATTAAAGCATAAATATCCCGTTATCCATCTTTGTGACATACTGGGTATCGCCAAATCCAGCTACTATAAGTGGTTAAAACGGGAACCCTCAGAAACAGAATTAAAACGCCTGAAACTGATGTGGGCGATCAAAGGAATCCACGAGGCATTCGGTGGGATTTACGGCTACCGAAGAATGACCATCTTTCTCAACTTTTTTAGAAGAGCGAAAGTGAATCATAAGTGTGTACACCGCCTCATGAGAATCATGGGGATCACAGCCGTCATCCGTCGCAAAAGAAGGAACTACGTGCCACACAAAGCTGCACATGTGGCTGAAAACATCTTAAACCGTGATTTCCACGCTGAAAGACCCATGGAAAAGTTATTGACGGATGTCACGGAATTCCGGTTGACCAATGGGACAAAACGTTACCTGAGCGCTATTTATGACCTCGGGTCAAAGAAAATCGTGGCTTATAAAACCAGTCACCGCAATGACAACCCGTTAGTACTGGATACACTAAAGCAGATTTTGGGTGATGTAAAGCCTGAAACCACACTGATTCATAGCGACCGCGGTTCCCAGTACACCTCCCATGCCTTTAACAAGATGATTAAAGATCACCAGATAATCCATAGTATGTCACGCGTCTCGAAATGTATTGACAACGGCCCTATGGAAGGCTTTTGGGGTACCCTCAAGGTGGAGATGTTTAACCTGGATACGTTTGACAGACCAGCGTACTTAGACCGGAAAATCAAGGCATACATCGCGTTCTTCAACAATGAACGCGTTACTTTGGATATGGGATTAGCAATTCCTACGGAAGAGAAGATTCTACAAATGATTGCATAA
- a CDS encoding MFS transporter → MAKEIAKASQNELTWKHKIGYAAGDAGGVMTLVLVSSYMTRYITNVLTIPYATLSVLLLIWNIWDMVNDPLMGTLMDKTFAKAKSDRDKFRPWILYSIAPIVLGIIAFFSVPSLLNGFAAVAALFIFKIIYELGYTMMNIGMGSLLGTMATNDPERATLSSARGMGSTVGSLVGMVVVPQILSRLGENPQGYFWAAVVCGILGGFSVLVHYLWTEERNITEKNSDPNDEKNNVKFTDIINVFKENRAFLALSLHSIIIVFGTTIYNQFNAYMYADVLGDISLLSYTSIISMVLTIVILTFAPGLVKRFGGTVRVIRAALLIGIALMGSLFALMLGADVPAVLFLVASGVGFAMINLSVQMQWGLVGESIDYNEYLTGKRTEGAIYGTFSLTRRVGQTISQSLAVLMIGWIGYNPELTNAGIAQADGTIFSIKFMTLVVPAIAALGSWACFKFIWHLEGDLRDKLTLWKDSKTADVEGFDEE, encoded by the coding sequence ATGGCAAAGGAAATCGCAAAAGCTTCTCAAAATGAATTAACTTGGAAACACAAAATTGGTTACGCTGCTGGTGACGCTGGTGGGGTAATGACGCTTGTATTAGTAAGCAGCTACATGACCCGTTATATTACAAACGTTCTAACAATCCCGTATGCAACGTTATCTGTCCTATTACTGATTTGGAACATCTGGGACATGGTGAATGACCCGTTGATGGGAACATTGATGGACAAGACATTTGCGAAAGCGAAAAGTGACCGCGACAAATTCCGTCCGTGGATTCTGTACTCCATCGCACCAATCGTATTAGGAATTATCGCATTCTTCAGCGTACCAAGTCTGTTAAACGGTTTTGCGGCTGTTGCAGCACTGTTTATCTTCAAAATTATTTATGAGCTTGGTTACACTATGATGAACATCGGAATGGGTTCTTTACTTGGAACAATGGCAACGAACGACCCTGAACGTGCGACACTTTCTTCAGCACGTGGAATGGGTTCTACAGTGGGTAGCTTGGTAGGGATGGTTGTCGTTCCGCAAATCCTTTCACGTTTAGGCGAAAATCCACAAGGTTACTTCTGGGCTGCAGTTGTCTGTGGTATTTTAGGTGGATTCTCAGTATTGGTTCACTACCTATGGACAGAAGAACGTAACATTACTGAAAAAAACAGTGATCCTAATGACGAAAAGAACAATGTTAAATTTACAGATATTATCAACGTATTTAAAGAAAACCGTGCTTTCTTGGCACTAAGTTTACACTCAATCATTATTGTGTTTGGTACAACTATCTATAACCAATTTAATGCTTACATGTATGCAGACGTATTAGGAGATATCAGTCTTCTAAGTTACACATCTATCATCTCAATGGTCTTGACAATCGTTATCTTGACATTCGCACCCGGATTGGTAAAACGCTTCGGTGGAACTGTAAGAGTGATTCGTGCAGCCCTATTAATCGGAATTGCATTGATGGGTTCATTATTCGCACTTATGTTGGGAGCGGATGTTCCAGCTGTCTTATTCTTGGTAGCATCTGGTGTTGGTTTCGCAATGATTAACTTGTCTGTTCAAATGCAATGGGGACTTGTTGGTGAGTCCATCGACTACAACGAATACCTAACTGGTAAACGTACAGAAGGTGCAATCTATGGTACGTTCTCACTAACGCGTCGTGTGGGTCAAACAATTTCTCAATCACTTGCTGTATTAATGATCGGTTGGATTGGTTACAACCCAGAACTGACAAATGCTGGCATTGCACAAGCAGACGGAACAATCTTCAGTATTAAATTCATGACGCTCGTTGTTCCTGCAATTGCAGCGCTTGGATCATGGGCATGCTTCAAGTTCATCTGGCATCTAGAAGGCGACTTGCGTGACAAGTTGACACTATGGAAAGACAGTAAAACAGCCGACGTAGAAGGATTCGACGAAGAATAA
- a CDS encoding helix-turn-helix domain-containing protein, translated as MTRKHTDPELLHLIDLHLRGVSYRTLVDQHHLKLSDTTFMNYVHRYQDHGMEGIRSQKNYRSYSKEFKQKIVAEYLQTGYGFSYLAAKYNIPSKTTVNKWVIRYTEGKENETYSPKSEVYNMTGVKKSYEEKLKIVEDYIANRLTYLEAAEKNHVSYSNIYSWVNKYKKHGPIGLEDNRGRGKPTEIQTTEERLNAEVETLKARNKWLEMENDALKKRRKIAGNHKSQGLDKKWNI; from the coding sequence ATGACTAGAAAACATACCGATCCAGAACTGTTACATTTAATTGATTTACACCTAAGGGGTGTTTCTTATCGAACGCTTGTTGATCAGCACCATCTCAAACTATCTGATACCACTTTTATGAATTATGTCCATCGGTACCAGGACCATGGCATGGAAGGGATCCGCTCCCAGAAGAATTACCGCAGTTACTCGAAAGAATTCAAGCAGAAAATTGTAGCTGAATACCTACAGACGGGTTACGGCTTTTCATACTTAGCCGCTAAATATAACATTCCATCTAAAACAACGGTAAACAAATGGGTAATTCGATATACTGAAGGAAAAGAGAATGAGACATATTCTCCGAAATCTGAGGTGTACAACATGACGGGTGTTAAAAAATCATATGAAGAAAAATTAAAAATCGTAGAAGATTACATAGCCAATCGCCTGACTTATCTGGAAGCAGCGGAGAAAAACCATGTAAGTTACAGTAACATTTATTCCTGGGTGAATAAATACAAAAAGCATGGACCGATAGGTCTGGAAGACAACCGGGGCCGCGGGAAGCCCACGGAAATTCAAACAACGGAAGAACGTTTAAACGCAGAAGTAGAGACACTCAAAGCCCGGAACAAATGGCTAGAAATGGAGAACGATGCGTTAAAAAAGCGCCGAAAAATCGCTGGGAATCACAAATCACAGGGGTTAGACAAGAAGTGGAATATTTAA
- a CDS encoding creatininase family protein, with protein MRTRFLSKCTNQEVEAYLQKNDLIFIPVGVTELHGGLPLDSETVISEAVALNLAEKTDGLVLHNLPYFYAGATISGRGTVQVSVRDGIDYLLAVAKSLYRQGFKRQVFISLHGPASLTIGPVIRDFFEEKKVPLLYIDSMVTMMKPEFAQKFFGGEGDPFTDLILAGYDYLGRLDEVPLTTPENDFSEKKEPSLAFANDLFRSAFGSSSTAYYFGELSDHMPTHKIESVEHRQQIADNGKPLFDAFVESLEIEKKVALLKELADFQDEVVIPKYKDWLYE; from the coding sequence ATGAGAACGCGTTTTTTATCGAAATGTACAAACCAGGAAGTTGAAGCATACTTACAAAAGAATGATTTAATTTTCATCCCGGTCGGGGTAACAGAATTACACGGCGGCCTGCCTTTGGACTCGGAGACGGTTATTTCTGAAGCAGTTGCGTTGAATCTGGCTGAAAAAACAGACGGACTGGTCTTGCATAATTTGCCGTATTTCTACGCGGGTGCCACCATATCCGGACGCGGAACGGTACAAGTTTCCGTTCGCGACGGAATCGACTATTTGTTGGCCGTAGCGAAGTCCTTGTATCGCCAAGGATTCAAACGCCAAGTATTTATCAGCCTGCACGGACCGGCATCACTCACAATCGGTCCCGTTATTCGTGATTTCTTTGAAGAGAAAAAAGTACCGTTACTGTACATCGATTCCATGGTCACGATGATGAAACCCGAATTCGCACAGAAGTTTTTTGGCGGCGAAGGGGATCCGTTTACCGATTTAATCCTGGCCGGTTATGACTACTTGGGTCGTTTGGATGAGGTGCCTTTAACAACGCCGGAAAACGATTTTTCCGAGAAAAAAGAGCCATCGCTTGCCTTTGCGAACGACTTATTCCGTTCCGCATTTGGTTCCAGTTCCACAGCCTACTACTTCGGTGAACTTTCTGATCATATGCCGACCCACAAAATCGAATCCGTCGAACACCGCCAACAAATCGCCGACAACGGCAAACCGTTATTCGATGCCTTCGTGGAAAGCTTAGAAATCGAGAAAAAAGTGGCGTTATTAAAAGAGTTAGCCGATTTTCAAGACGAAGTGGTTATTCCGAAGTATAAAGATTGGTTGTATGAATAG
- a CDS encoding PH domain-containing protein translates to MSSRQKFHPIAIASYWLQTIKQWGFYILLLVLNNGLRESFTLLALAAIALLALVQALIKYFTRTYVISPEKIIIYHGFFRKKETDIPYERIQTIKQRQWFFYKPFNIIQILIETAGGSKKEAEGDLPAVATATLQLLESYRHRAPLENETEQAATHTYHVTDEQIILFGLTDLSILASLTALMAFGTELIPDSWYTNAVTSAEDVFRRGWVFMVGIVFIVLLLIMLISLAKNFFQFYNFKVSRSNQTLTIESGLLERKVQKVPVDKIQGIRIRQQLLRKLLKLSTVEIMLAGGQEQQGENNVPKKLYVFPIISDQSLYSTLDALLPEWQMQQPDFVLASTKNSWYFWRWYLLTLPLIGGSFYFNLYVGILSVSATAFFLLCTWLDFRYQGYAIQTESRLCLQTFEALTKVQTFVERPKIQAVSNQTSKWLYPKQIGHTSMAIKTGLGTENLRLKFINQKHQEILKQFYKPLESPCK, encoded by the coding sequence ATGTCTAGCCGCCAGAAATTCCATCCCATTGCAATCGCCAGTTATTGGCTCCAAACCATCAAACAGTGGGGCTTCTATATTCTTTTACTCGTTTTAAATAACGGCCTGCGCGAAAGCTTTACTCTATTGGCACTCGCAGCAATCGCGCTCTTAGCCCTGGTACAAGCACTCATTAAATATTTCACGCGTACGTACGTCATTTCACCCGAGAAAATTATTATTTATCACGGCTTTTTTAGGAAAAAGGAAACCGACATTCCCTACGAACGCATCCAAACGATCAAGCAACGCCAGTGGTTCTTTTACAAACCGTTTAATATCATTCAAATTTTGATTGAAACAGCAGGCGGTAGCAAAAAAGAAGCAGAGGGCGACCTGCCGGCAGTCGCTACGGCGACGCTTCAGTTGCTGGAAAGCTATCGGCACCGTGCACCGTTGGAAAATGAAACGGAACAGGCAGCCACGCATACATATCACGTCACGGATGAACAGATTATCCTATTTGGGCTGACCGACCTGAGTATTCTAGCATCATTGACCGCCTTAATGGCATTTGGAACCGAGTTGATACCCGATAGTTGGTATACAAACGCCGTCACTTCCGCCGAAGATGTTTTCCGACGCGGGTGGGTATTTATGGTAGGAATCGTTTTTATCGTCTTACTTTTAATCATGCTCATTTCATTAGCCAAGAACTTTTTTCAGTTCTACAACTTCAAAGTTTCCCGCAGCAATCAAACCTTAACGATTGAAAGTGGACTCCTGGAACGTAAAGTACAAAAAGTCCCCGTCGATAAAATTCAAGGGATTCGTATCAGGCAACAACTTTTACGTAAACTATTGAAACTTTCAACCGTAGAAATTATGCTCGCAGGGGGACAGGAGCAGCAAGGCGAAAACAACGTTCCCAAGAAACTGTATGTCTTCCCGATTATTTCGGACCAATCATTGTATTCGACATTAGATGCTCTTTTACCGGAGTGGCAAATGCAACAACCAGATTTCGTTTTAGCATCCACAAAAAATAGTTGGTATTTCTGGCGCTGGTATCTCTTAACGCTCCCTCTTATAGGAGGAAGTTTCTACTTCAACTTATATGTAGGCATTCTGTCTGTCAGCGCGACCGCTTTTTTCCTTCTTTGCACGTGGTTGGACTTCCGTTATCAAGGTTATGCCATCCAAACCGAAAGTCGCTTATGTCTACAAACATTTGAAGCCTTGACTAAAGTTCAGACCTTTGTAGAAAGGCCGAAAATTCAAGCAGTAAGCAACCAAACGAGTAAATGGCTGTATCCCAAACAAATTGGTCACACTAGTATGGCAATTAAAACCGGTCTTGGAACGGAAAACTTACGCCTTAAATTCATTAACCAAAAGCATCAAGAAATACTCAAACAATTTTATAAACCTCTGGAAAGCCCTTGTAAATGA
- a CDS encoding HNH endonuclease — translation MAKKPLRADKIGAHNTQYLKNKKKLMKVTEVCALCGKLLNYNVSFPHPLAPVADHIIPVSRGGHPSSIDNMQIVHNVCNNDKSDKLFMNNKVTASDSASEGDPNRNLPWSMDWTTYKGND, via the coding sequence ATGGCAAAGAAACCATTACGAGCGGACAAGATAGGCGCACACAACACGCAATACCTAAAGAATAAAAAGAAACTGATGAAGGTTACAGAAGTATGCGCCCTATGCGGTAAGCTATTGAATTATAATGTATCGTTCCCGCACCCCTTAGCACCCGTAGCCGACCACATCATACCAGTATCCAGAGGTGGGCACCCGTCCAGTATTGATAACATGCAGATTGTTCACAACGTTTGTAACAATGATAAGAGCGATAAGTTATTTATGAATAACAAAGTAACCGCAAGTGACAGCGCAAGCGAGGGCGACCCGAACAGAAATTTACCATGGTCAATGGACTGGACAACTTACAAGGGTAATGACTAG
- a CDS encoding PH domain-containing protein: MNEYPLLPKQMPATIKSVWRKTILLTTAVFIIIGVGLTVLLANLDSINRAVTIGLSIYFGVTLLTTVIALALIPYRYQFYRFEVTPEDLAFQKGYFFRSITYVPMNRIQHVETEQGPFLRKENLMEIVIHTAATSHRIAGLDMAEALELREQIINLVKVAKEDV; this comes from the coding sequence TTGAACGAATATCCCTTACTACCGAAACAAATGCCAGCGACAATCAAATCGGTTTGGCGCAAAACAATCCTTTTAACAACAGCGGTTTTCATCATTATTGGTGTAGGACTGACCGTTTTACTCGCCAATCTTGACTCAATCAATCGCGCCGTAACAATCGGTCTATCCATCTATTTTGGAGTCACTCTTCTGACTACGGTAATCGCGTTGGCCCTCATCCCATACCGGTACCAATTTTACCGTTTTGAGGTGACGCCTGAAGACCTTGCTTTCCAAAAAGGCTACTTTTTCCGTTCCATTACATACGTGCCGATGAACCGGATTCAGCACGTCGAAACCGAACAAGGCCCGTTTCTTCGCAAAGAAAACCTGATGGAAATCGTCATTCACACAGCTGCAACCAGCCACCGTATCGCCGGACTGGATATGGCGGAAGCTTTAGAATTACGCGAACAAATCATTAATCTTGTAAAGGTGGCGAAAGAAGATGTCTAG